One Carassius carassius chromosome 28, fCarCar2.1, whole genome shotgun sequence genomic window carries:
- the LOC132107630 gene encoding transmembrane protein 25 has product MCVCVCVCVRERVSECVFVCVLNGSSTGQSQQRLCTEVTMPRVCLRQRTRLSALFFHTLSWACSASIDPAPKIDGQRTSSVTVQENITHHFSCQSEGWDAQAPPLLTWYLNGERQSEVRGRQGAGRLVMTSSQDSGTLQYGSERNSTFTLKPKRWDRELVCAARNPTRGESYNASVTLNVQFRPEILRVDAHYSQSSDPGLALILFALVRSNPPATIRWVDQSGQLLANSSDFLILDSRSLPWLTNHSLQLTLSSLSGNITVNANNSLGSAHSNLTLTEFLQSRVEVPVFGIVTGGVAGFITLLIFTLMVFFLLQKDKTKALEEPAVRLSTKRENSVYLPRENMSLPSHVQLNEDRALCKGQSSRPNTLERRRAEDEEEDLSAAYAARGFARYPMVGYIYKVSSTSSDEIWL; this is encoded by the exons atgtgtgtgtgtgtgtgtgtgtgtgtgagagagagagtgagtgagtgtgtatttgtgtgtgttctgaaTGGCTCCTCAACCGGTCAGAGTCAGCAGCGTCTGTGCACAGAG gtgactATGCCCCGTGTGTGTTTGAGGCAGAGGACGCGTCTGTCTGCTTTATTCTTTCATACCTTGTCCTGGGCCTGTTCAG CATCCATTGACCCCGCCCCCAAAATTGACGGACAGCGGACCTCGTCGGTTACCGTACAGGAGAACATCACTCACCACTTCAGCTGCCAATCAGAGGGCTGGGATGCTCAAGCCCCGCCCCTGCTCACCTGGTACCTGAACGGTGAGAGGCAGAGCGAGGTGAGGGGCCGCCAGGGGGCGGGGCGTCTGGTGATGACATCATCGCAGGATTCCGGAACGCTTCAATACGGATCGGAGCGCAACAGCACGTTCACACTGAAGCCGAAGCGCTGGGACCGAGAGCTGGTGTGTGCGGCACGAAACCCCACCAGAGGAGAGAGCTACAACGCCAGCGTCACGCTCAACGTCCAGT TCCGTCCAGAGATCCTGCGTGTGGACGCTCACTACAGCCAGAGCTCGGACCCAGGCCTCGCCCTCATTCTCTTCGCTTTGGTTCGCTCCAACCCCCCCGCCACCATCCGCTGGGTGGATCAGTCCGGTCAGCTGCTGGCCAACAGCTCCGACTTCCTCATCCTGGACTCGCGCAGCTTACCCTggctgaccaatcacagcctgCAGCTCACGCTCAGCAGCCTATCAGGAAACATCACCGTGAACGCTAACAACAGCCTTGGCTCCGCCCACAGCAACCTCACGCTCACAG AGTTCCTGCAGTCGCGTGTGGAGGTGCCGGTGTTCGGGATCGTGACGGGTGGTGTCGCCGGCTTCATCACCCTCCTCATCTTCACCCTGATGGTGTTCTTCCTCCTTCAGAAGGACAAAACCAAAGCCCTCG AGGAGCCTGCAGTGCGTCTCTCCACCAAACG tgagaACAGCGTGTATTTGCCGCGGGAGAACATGTCTCTGCCGTCACACGTGCAGCTGAACGAGGACCGAGCGCTCTGTAAGG GACAGAGCTCCAGACCCAACACACTGGAGAGGAGACGAGCCGAGGACGAGGAGGAGGACCTGTCTGCAGCCTACGCCGCCCGAG GTTTCGCTCGCTATCCGATGGTCGGCTACATCTATAAAGTCAGCAGCACCAGCAGCGACGAGATCTGGCtctga
- the LOC132108334 gene encoding myelin protein zero-like protein 2: MCVERAHLLLLLASGWWCVSGIRVFTAGDVKAVNGTDVRLKCTFQTSSAIRALSVTVSWSFRPLGSGHEETVFYYHEKPFPPSDGRFKRKVEWAGDISGRDASVVLRRVPFSFNGTFSCQVKNPPDVHGNVGVVRLQVVSTASISEMLILCVAVGGAVLLILLLVMMGVSLRRCHRRRNPETNHTVLQHQHNLMSC; the protein is encoded by the exons ATGTGTGTGGAACGGGCtcatctgctgctgctgctcgccTCAG gctggtggtgtgtGTCCGGGATCCGTGTGTTCACGGCGGGCGATGTGAAGGCTGTTAACGGGACAGATGTGCGTCTCAAATGCACCTTCCAGACTTCATCTGCGATCCGAGCGCTGAGCGTCACAGTGTCCTGGAGCTTCAGACCGCTCGGCTCCGGACACGAGGAGACG GTGTTTTATTATCACGAGAAGCCGTTTCCCCCTTCGGACGGACGCTTCAAGAGGAAGGTGGAGTGGGCCGGAGACATCAGCGGCCGTGATGCGTCTGTGGTTCTGCGCAGGGTGCCGTTCTCGTTTAACGGGACGTTCAGCTGTCAGGTGAAGAACCCGCCGGACGTTCATGGGAACGTGGGTGTGGTGCGTCTGCAGGTGGTCAGCACAG CTTCGATCTCTGAGATGCTGATTCTGTGTGTGGCCGTCGGAGGAGCCGTTCTGCTGATTCTGCTGCTGGTGATGATGGGGGTGTCCCTGCGCCGCTGTCACAGACGGAGGAACCCCGAGACAAACCACACCGTCCTCCAACACCAGCACAACCTGATGAGCTGCTGA
- the LOC132108335 gene encoding T-cell surface glycoprotein CD3 epsilon chain-like translates to MFLLSVMIVLLAAARAQDIEITDDGVIMTCTGGENGKVAWTKESVDIDNKIENNTTFRVQADSGTGIAEGWYTCKYNNIIQTFYFKVKVCENCFELSGVMAWGVMIVDVVITGGVILIIYFCSARNSDSTPKKVSNSRPMNPPRPPNQDYAALDPKMRSGDALYAGLNK, encoded by the exons ATGTTTCTCCTGAGCGTGATGATTGTGCTGCTCGCCGCGGCTCGGGCTCAAG ATATAGAAATCACAGACGATGGTGTCATTATGACCTGCACTGGAGGAGAAAATGGGAAAGTAGCATGGACAAAGGAAAGCGTAGATATTGacaacaaaatagaaaataatacgACCTTTCGTGTTCAAGCTGATTCAGGAACAGGAATAGCTGAAGGATGGTACacttgtaaatataataatatcatacAAACGTTCTACTTCAAAGTAAAAG TGTGTGAGAACTGCTTTGAGTTGAGCGGAGTGATGGCGTGGGGCGTCATGATCGTAGATGTAGTGATCACAGGAGGAGTTATACTCATCATCTACTTCTGTTCTGCCAGAAACAGTGACAGCACACCGAAGAAAG TATCAAATTCCCGACCAATGAACCCTCCTCGACCTCCAAACCAGGACTATGCG GCTCTGGATCCCAAGATGCGCAGCGGTGATGCGTTGTACGCAGGCCTCAATAAGTAG